The following coding sequences are from one Sardina pilchardus chromosome 16, fSarPil1.1, whole genome shotgun sequence window:
- the LOC134060404 gene encoding macrophage mannose receptor 1-like: protein MFLVILLFGFFPLSSALSHQYHFVNEPKTWSEAQSYCRANYTDLATLYNTDDVNALTQLGSQTGSAWIGLHDDVLNSWRWSITNSSFYGPEETTYRNWDQTPFVQPDNFRGKELCVEMLPDGSWNDIPCENNKSFVCYGVNDTYVLNTTKLSWNDAQASCRANYIDLASIRNSTENQKVHDAANGNRVYIGLNRTRLWSDGSDSSFRNWKSGQPDNANGNQLCTAVSFSDSGQWTDENCSTTRPFFCYSAFVAGLRMVVDTETDLTDLTEAEIEEIILKPFLEELIENGLPNSTTLRLRRVHRINT from the exons ATGTTCCTTGTCATTCTTTTATTTG GCTTCTTCCCCctcagctcagctctctctcaccAATACCACTTTGTGAACGAACCGAAAACCTGGAGTGAAGCCCAGAGTTACTGCAGGGCCAATTACACAGACCTGGCCACCCTTTACAACACGGACGATGTGAACGCACTCACTCAACTTGGCAGCCAGACTGGCTCTGCTTGGATCGGACTTCATGACGACGTGCTGAACAGCTGGAGATGGTCCATTACGAACAGCAGTTTCTATGGTCCAGAAGAGACGACATATAGAAACTGGGATCAGACCCCATTTGTACAACCCGATAACTTCAGAGGAAAAGAGCTGTGTGTAGAAATGTTACCTGATGGAAGTTGGAATGATATACCTTGTGAAAACAACAAGTCATTTGTTTGCTATG gAGTCAATGATACCTACGTTTTGAATACGACAAAATTGTCATGGAATGATGCCCAAGCCTCCTGTAGAGCCAACTACATTGATCTTGCAAGCATAAGGAATAGTACGGAAAATCAAAAGGTCCATGATGCCGCAAACGGCAATAGAGTATACATTGGCCTGAACAGAACCAGATTGTGGTCAGACGGGAGTGACTCCTCTTTTAGAAACTGGAAATCCGGTCAACCTGATAACGCCAATGGTAatcaactctgcactgcagtgtCATTCAGTGACTCGGGCCAGTGGACGGATGAGAACTGTAGTACTACCCGCCCTTTCTTCTGCTACTCAG CCTTTGTAGCTGGTCTGAGGATGGTTGTCGACACAGAGACTGACCTGACTGACCTTACTGAAGCTGAGATTGAAGAAATCATTCTAAAACCA TTTCTTGAGGAGCTGATTGAGAATGGCCTTCCAAACAGCACGACTTTGAGACTGAGACGTGTTCACCGTATCAATACATGA
- the LOC134060362 gene encoding macrophage mannose receptor 1-like, producing the protein MFLVILLFGFFPLSSALSHQYHFVNESKTWSEAQSYCRANYTDLATLYNTDDVNALTQLGSQTGSAWIGLHDDVQNSWRWSITDSSFYGPGETTYRNWSPAEPNNFRGKELCVDMHPVGTWNDIPCDYNYPFVCYGVNDTYVLNTTQLSWNDAQASCRANYIDLASIRNSTENQKVHDAANGNTVYIGLNRTRLWSDGSDSSFRYWKSGQPDNANGNQYCTAFSDSGHWTDENCNTTRPFFCYSAFVVGLRMDIQTKTELTEAEIEEMILKPFLEELIENGLPNSTTVRLRRLHRINT; encoded by the exons ATGTTCCTTGTCATTCTTTTATTTG GCTTCTTCCCCctcagctcagctctctctcaccAATACCACTTTGTGAACGAATCGAAAACCTGGAGTGAAGCCCAGAGTTACTGCAGGGCCAATTACACAGACCTGGCCACCCTTTACAACACGGACGATGTGAACGCACTCACTCAACTTGGCAGCCAGACTGGCTCTGCTTGGATCGGACTTCATGACGATGTGCAGAACAGCTGGAGATGGTCCATTACGGACAGCAGTTTCTATGGTCCAGGAGAGACGACATATAGAAACTGGAGCCCAGCTGAACCCAATAACTTCAGAGGAAAAGAGCTGTGTGTAGACATGCATCCTGTTGGAACATGGAATGATATACCTTGTGACTACAACTACCCATTTGTTTGCTATG gAGTCAATGATACCTACGTGTTGAATACGACACAATTGTCATGGAATGATGCCCAAGCCTCCTGTAGAGCCAACTACATCGATCTTGCAAGCATAAGGAATAGTACGGAAAATCAAAAGGTCCATGATGCCGCAAACGGCAATACAGTATACATTGGTCTGAACAGAACCAGATTGTGGTCAGATGGGAGTGACTCCTCTTTTAGATACTGGAAATCCGGTCAACCCGATAATGCCAATGGTAATCAATACTGCACTGCGTTCAGTGACTCGGGCCATTGGACGGATGAGAACTGTAATACTACCCGCCCTTTCTTCTGCTACTCAG CATTTGTAGTTGGTCTGAGGATGGATATCCAGACAAAGACTGAACTTACTGAGGCTGAGATTGAAGAGATGATTCTAAAACCA TTTCTTGAGGAGCTGATTGAGAATGGCCTTCCAAACAGCACGACTGTGAGACTGAGACGTCTTCACCGTATCAATACATGA
- the LOC134060361 gene encoding macrophage mannose receptor 1-like isoform X1, whose translation MFLVILLFGFFPLSSALSHQYHFVNEPKTWSEAQSYCRANYTDLATLYNTDDVNALTQLGSQTGSAWIGLHDDVQNSWRWSITNSSFYGPGETTYRNWNSSQAEPNNFRGKELCVEMLPDGTWNDFPCDTVFSYISFVCYGVNDTYVLNTTKLSWNDAQASCRANYIDLASIRNSTENQKVHDAANGNRVYIGLYRTRLWSDGSDSSFRNWKSGQPDNSNYNQHCTAVSFSDSGQWTDENCSTTRPFFCYSAFEAVGLVGLRMAIQTKTELTEAEIEEMILKPFLEELIGNGLPNSTTVRLRRVHRINT comes from the exons ATGTTCCTTGTCATTCTTTTATTTG GCTTCTTCCCCctcagctcagctctctctcaccAATACCACTTTGTGAACGAACCGAAAACCTGGAGTGAAGCCCAGAGTTACTGCAGGGCCAATTACACAGACCTGGCCACCCTTTACAACACGGACGATGTGAACGCACTCACTCAACTTGGCAGCCAGACTGGCTCTGCTTGGATCGGACTTCATGACGACGTGCAGAACAGCTGGAGATGGTCCATTACGAACAGCAGTTTCTATGGTCCAGGAGAGACGACATATAGAAACTGGAATTCGAGCCAAGCTGAACCCAATAACTTCAGAGGAAAAGAGCTGTGTGTAGAAATGTTACCTGATGGAACATGGAATGATTTCCCTTGTGACACCGTCTTTTCATACATATCTTTTGTTTGCTATG GAGTCAATGATACCTACGTTTTGAATACGACAAAATTGTCATGGAATGATGCCCAAGCCTCCTGTAGAGCCAACTACATCGATCTTGCAAGCATAAGGAATAGTACGGAAAATCAAAAGGTCCATGATGCCGCAAACGGCAATAGAGTATACATTGGCCTGTACAGAACCAGATTGTGGTCAGACGGGAGTGACTCCTCTTTTAGAAACTGGAAATCCGGTCAACCTGATAACTCCAATTATAATCAACACTGCACTGCAGTGTCATTCAGTGACTCGGGCCAGTGGACGGATGAGAACTGTAGTACTACCCGCCCTTTCTTCTGCTACTCAG CCTTTGAAGCTGTAGGCCTAGTTGGTCTGAGGATGGCTATCCAAACAAAGACTGAACTTACTGAGGCTGAGATTGAAGAGATGATTCTAAAACCA TTTCTTGAGGAGCTGATTGGGAATGGCCTTCCAAACAGCACGACTGTGAGACTGAGACGTGTTCACCGTATCAATACATGA